In Arthrobacter sp. B3I9, the following are encoded in one genomic region:
- the uidB gene encoding glucuronide transporter produces MKKLNKLSIIGYGAGDAANNLAFTTATMFLLVYYTDVAGISAAAAGTLLLAVRVFDAFADVFAGRVVDRAFSKRFGKFRPFIMFGSVPLLLLSVATFSVPQLGESGTLLYAYVTYAALGLAYSLVNIPYGSLAGAMTQDPGERAKLGSARMIGALLVGSALGIFVAPLVKPGANLQGTFTTITLVFVVIGTALYFFTVLTAKERVHRNVPNVTFKQSMDTLKGNKPLLMLCLSSFFFLTGYLALTSVQLYYLRDVLGRLDLYPVLSIVQLVLTFVLAGFMPALVRNVGKKRVYIYSSLLTVLGGAIIFLTPATQVWVGFSGLLISVLGVLAVNIVVWALEADTVEYGEWKTGVRTEGITYALFSFTRKTGQAVGGALAAYALALGGYKSGATQTAEAVFGIQIAAGALPAVMTILAVLVMSKYKLTDAKHAEILAEIQAHRVSDAAAGTSTIGTAPVVATASLAAPQTTSSN; encoded by the coding sequence ATGAAAAAGCTGAACAAGCTCAGCATCATCGGCTACGGCGCCGGCGATGCCGCCAACAACCTCGCCTTCACCACCGCCACCATGTTCCTGCTGGTCTACTACACCGACGTTGCGGGCATCTCCGCGGCAGCGGCAGGCACACTCCTGCTGGCGGTGCGCGTCTTCGACGCTTTCGCTGACGTGTTCGCCGGGCGGGTGGTGGACCGGGCCTTCAGCAAGCGCTTTGGCAAGTTCCGTCCCTTCATCATGTTCGGCTCCGTTCCACTGCTCCTGCTCAGCGTGGCGACATTCTCGGTGCCGCAGCTCGGCGAGTCCGGCACCCTGCTGTACGCCTACGTCACCTACGCGGCCCTGGGCCTGGCCTACAGCCTGGTCAACATCCCCTACGGCTCCCTGGCCGGTGCCATGACGCAGGACCCGGGGGAGCGCGCCAAACTCGGTTCTGCCCGCATGATCGGCGCACTCCTGGTGGGCTCTGCCCTGGGCATCTTCGTAGCCCCGCTGGTCAAGCCGGGAGCCAACCTCCAGGGAACATTCACCACCATCACCCTGGTCTTTGTGGTCATTGGGACGGCCCTTTACTTCTTCACGGTGTTAACAGCCAAGGAACGCGTACACCGGAACGTCCCCAACGTCACCTTCAAACAGAGCATGGACACGCTCAAAGGCAACAAGCCGCTGCTGATGCTGTGCCTGAGCTCCTTCTTTTTCCTCACCGGCTACCTGGCGCTGACCTCGGTGCAGCTCTACTACCTGCGCGACGTCCTGGGCCGGCTGGATTTGTACCCGGTGCTCTCGATCGTCCAGCTGGTCCTTACTTTCGTGCTGGCCGGATTCATGCCCGCACTGGTCCGCAACGTGGGCAAGAAGCGCGTGTACATCTACTCCTCGCTGCTGACCGTCCTCGGCGGAGCCATCATCTTCCTGACCCCCGCCACGCAGGTCTGGGTCGGCTTCAGCGGCCTGCTAATCAGCGTCCTGGGCGTCCTCGCCGTCAACATCGTCGTCTGGGCGCTGGAAGCCGACACCGTGGAGTACGGCGAATGGAAGACCGGCGTCCGCACCGAAGGCATCACCTACGCGTTGTTTTCCTTCACCCGCAAGACCGGGCAGGCAGTCGGCGGAGCCCTCGCCGCTTACGCACTGGCCCTCGGCGGCTACAAATCGGGCGCCACCCAGACAGCGGAGGCTGTTTTCGGAATCCAGATCGCCGCCGGCGCCCTGCCCGCCGTCATGACCATCCTGGCCGTCCTGGTCATGTCCAAGTACAAACTCACGGACGCCAAGCACGCCGAAATCCTGGCCGAGATTCAGGCCCACCGCGTCAGCGATGCCGCCGCCGGCACGTCCACCATCGGGACTGCCCCTGTTGTCGCGACTGCCAGCCTGGCTGCGCCTCAGACCACCAGTTCCAACTAA
- a CDS encoding gluconokinase, GntK/IdnK-type, giving the protein MGVSGCGKTTIGDLVARQLGVPFLDGDSLHPVENVAKMAAGTPLTDEDRWPWLATVGTELRDAGDAGMVLACSALRRSYRDAIREQAPDTIFLHLHGTKEVLSQRLEGRSGHFMPPALLESQLATLEPLAADEAGVVVDIAAPVQQVVPEALAGIAAVGPSSTGGSGAASTQVRQFDVDLQAAPFNLDDAAVAWVESTIASMSLEEKIGQLFINHNNDYSPEYLDGVLENFHVGGMRYRPGPAAAVQEHIRYAQSKTRIPLLVASNPEMGGAGSCDDGTFVSTHLQAGSHPDKSIARQMGQVAGVETAALGCNWAFAPIVDIHYNWRNTVISTRAFGNTPEIVVERAKEYFDGISESPTVCAMKHFPGDGMDERDQHVVTSYNTLGYEEWNRTYGHVYREMIDHGVQSIMIGHIGAPELSRHFRPGMADADILPATLSPELLQDLLRGELGFNGLILTDASQMIGLTQALKRKDLVPATIAAGCDMFLFFRNPAEDFQYMLDGYKSGVITEQRLHDALRRILALKASLGLHRKPAAERVPPAEALAVIGSEAHRAIAAEIADKTVTLVKDTANNLPITPETHKRIRLYGISGGADFTRADPLAYLDTVKDELERTGFEVHLFKTADQREAAGETGLNFMSVISEEATGDYAEKYDAAFVFASVKGFAQEAAIRIKWSTPMAAEIPWYVTEVPTVFVSLNQPNHLIDVPMVKTAIHAHAGTREAIRATIEKICGKSEFQGTFNENVFCDSFDTRL; this is encoded by the coding sequence ATGGGCGTGTCCGGCTGCGGCAAGACCACCATCGGTGATCTCGTTGCCCGGCAGCTCGGCGTACCCTTCCTCGACGGCGACTCACTCCACCCGGTGGAGAACGTCGCCAAGATGGCGGCCGGCACACCCCTGACGGACGAGGACCGCTGGCCGTGGCTCGCCACAGTCGGGACAGAGCTTCGGGACGCGGGCGACGCCGGTATGGTCCTGGCTTGCTCCGCGCTGCGGCGCAGCTACCGCGACGCCATCCGTGAACAGGCGCCGGACACCATTTTCCTGCACCTGCATGGCACCAAGGAGGTGCTCAGCCAGCGCCTCGAGGGCCGGTCCGGTCACTTCATGCCGCCCGCGCTGCTCGAATCCCAGCTGGCAACGCTGGAACCGCTGGCGGCCGACGAGGCCGGAGTAGTGGTTGACATCGCGGCTCCCGTCCAGCAGGTGGTGCCGGAGGCCCTCGCGGGGATTGCCGCCGTCGGACCTTCCAGCACTGGAGGTTCCGGCGCTGCCAGCACCCAGGTCCGGCAGTTCGACGTCGACCTCCAGGCTGCGCCGTTCAACCTCGACGACGCCGCCGTGGCCTGGGTGGAATCCACCATCGCCAGCATGAGCCTCGAAGAGAAGATCGGGCAGCTGTTCATCAACCACAACAACGACTACTCGCCGGAGTACCTCGACGGCGTGCTGGAGAACTTCCATGTGGGGGGCATGCGGTACCGGCCCGGCCCCGCAGCCGCCGTGCAGGAACACATCCGCTACGCGCAGTCCAAAACCCGGATTCCGCTCCTGGTGGCCTCAAACCCGGAAATGGGCGGCGCCGGCAGCTGCGACGATGGAACGTTCGTGTCCACGCACCTGCAGGCCGGATCGCACCCGGACAAGTCCATCGCCCGCCAGATGGGGCAGGTGGCCGGCGTGGAAACCGCGGCCCTAGGCTGCAACTGGGCGTTCGCCCCGATCGTGGACATCCACTACAACTGGCGGAACACGGTCATCTCCACCCGGGCCTTCGGCAACACTCCCGAGATCGTTGTGGAGCGCGCCAAGGAGTACTTCGACGGCATCAGCGAATCCCCAACGGTGTGCGCCATGAAGCACTTCCCCGGCGACGGCATGGACGAGCGCGACCAGCACGTGGTCACCTCCTACAACACCCTCGGCTACGAGGAGTGGAACCGGACCTACGGGCACGTGTACCGCGAGATGATCGATCACGGCGTGCAGTCCATCATGATCGGGCACATCGGGGCGCCGGAACTGTCCCGGCACTTCCGCCCGGGCATGGCGGACGCTGACATCCTGCCCGCCACGCTGTCGCCGGAACTGCTCCAGGACCTGCTCCGCGGCGAGCTGGGCTTTAACGGGCTGATCCTGACTGACGCGTCGCAGATGATTGGGTTGACGCAGGCGTTGAAGCGCAAGGATCTGGTGCCGGCCACCATCGCCGCGGGCTGCGACATGTTCCTGTTCTTCCGCAACCCCGCGGAGGACTTCCAGTACATGCTGGACGGCTACAAGTCCGGGGTCATCACCGAGCAGCGCCTGCACGACGCGCTGCGACGGATCCTGGCGCTCAAGGCCTCGTTGGGTCTGCACCGCAAGCCTGCCGCGGAGCGGGTGCCGCCGGCAGAAGCACTGGCTGTCATCGGCAGCGAGGCGCACCGGGCCATCGCCGCAGAGATCGCGGACAAGACCGTCACCCTGGTGAAGGACACCGCGAACAACCTGCCGATCACGCCGGAGACGCATAAGCGGATCCGCCTGTATGGCATCTCCGGTGGAGCGGACTTCACCCGCGCTGACCCGCTGGCCTACCTGGACACGGTCAAGGACGAGCTGGAAAGGACCGGCTTCGAGGTACACCTGTTCAAGACAGCAGATCAGCGCGAAGCCGCGGGGGAAACCGGCTTGAACTTCATGTCCGTCATCTCGGAGGAAGCCACCGGCGACTACGCGGAGAAGTATGACGCCGCGTTCGTGTTCGCCAGCGTCAAGGGCTTTGCCCAGGAAGCAGCGATCCGGATCAAGTGGTCCACTCCGATGGCCGCAGAGATCCCGTGGTACGTCACCGAAGTCCCCACGGTGTTTGTCTCGCTCAACCAGCCCAACCACCTCATCGACGTGCCGATGGTCAAGACCGCCATCCACGCCCACGCCGGAACCCGGGAGGCGATCCGGGCCACCATCGAGAAGATCTGTGGCAAGTCGGAGTTCCAGGGCACGTTCAACGAGAACGTGTTCTGCGATTCCTTCGATACCAGGCTGTAA
- a CDS encoding MarR family winged helix-turn-helix transcriptional regulator produces the protein MESVDRTSGSADVAALRDVAVSIIDISSDVRRKSHNETGVRPLSNGLLEILRVIENHPGITVAEAAARLGRQFSNVSVQLRELVAAGLVTRIRDAADKRYVSLHPTAESQRIKVLLEGAWADALATASGRLSPEERGQIAACLPALRRLAAILAEPE, from the coding sequence ATGGAAAGTGTGGACCGGACGTCCGGGTCGGCAGACGTCGCGGCTCTTCGGGATGTGGCCGTCTCAATCATCGACATCTCCTCCGACGTCCGACGGAAGTCGCACAATGAAACCGGTGTCCGGCCGCTCTCAAACGGCCTGCTGGAAATCCTCCGAGTGATCGAGAATCACCCGGGCATCACTGTCGCGGAGGCGGCAGCCCGCCTAGGGAGGCAATTCAGCAACGTTAGCGTTCAGCTCCGTGAACTGGTGGCCGCAGGCCTTGTCACTCGGATCCGTGATGCTGCCGACAAGCGCTACGTCTCCCTTCATCCCACTGCGGAGTCGCAGCGGATTAAAGTGCTGCTCGAGGGCGCCTGGGCCGACGCCCTTGCCACGGCCAGTGGGCGGCTGTCGCCCGAGGAGCGTGGGCAGATTGCCGCCTGCCTCCCGGCGCTGCGGCGACTCGCCGCAATTCTCGCCGAGCCGGAGTAG
- the uidA gene encoding beta-glucuronidase, producing the protein MLKPQASETRELVNLDGIYRFKVDFDRTGHAQEWFKKALETDLEMGVPASYNDVFPDKAIRDHVGYVWYQREVRVPRGWAGERIHVRLDSATHEGMVWVDHVLVAEHTGGYMPFSADITEHVPPGQVFRLTICVNNELTQATIPPGSITVTEDGRRQQSYLHDFYNYAGLHRSVWLYSTPALTVDDITVVTGFEGNTGSVDYRVATAGGTGNEAIRVTLRDADGAEVAAAEGAHGALVIDGVVLWKPGAAYLYSLTAEIHDGGRLLDSYTLPVGVRTVEVRGKEFLINGEPFYFTGFGMHEDHVAIGKGHSNAQMINDFQLLDWVGANSFRTSHYPYADEVMEFADRHGIVVIDETAAVGLHLGFGAVFGGIAKNTYVEGGVDGNTAENHRQAIRELVARDKNHPSVVIWSIANEPNGSEEGAREYFQPLAELTRQLDPTRPVGYVNVMFDTPDKELLGDLFDVIMLNRYYGWYLNNGDLETAEQVLEKELREWEAKYGKPMIMTEYGPDTMPGFHSIYEQPWSEEYQAAFLAMYHRVFDRVDAMVGEQVWNFADFQTSNGIMRVDGNKKGVFARDRRPKPAAYALRQRWTALAGIKNGSDKKITNP; encoded by the coding sequence ATGCTCAAGCCCCAGGCCAGCGAAACCCGCGAGTTGGTCAACCTCGACGGCATCTACCGCTTCAAGGTGGATTTCGACCGTACCGGCCACGCCCAGGAATGGTTCAAGAAGGCGCTGGAGACCGACCTGGAAATGGGTGTTCCGGCCAGCTACAACGATGTCTTCCCGGACAAGGCCATCCGCGATCACGTGGGCTACGTCTGGTATCAGCGCGAGGTGCGGGTTCCCCGCGGCTGGGCGGGGGAGCGGATCCATGTACGGCTCGACTCCGCCACTCACGAGGGCATGGTCTGGGTTGATCACGTGCTGGTGGCCGAGCACACCGGCGGTTATATGCCGTTCAGCGCCGACATCACCGAGCACGTGCCGCCGGGCCAGGTTTTCCGGTTGACCATCTGCGTGAACAATGAGCTCACCCAGGCCACCATTCCGCCGGGCAGCATCACCGTTACCGAGGACGGACGCCGCCAGCAGAGCTACCTCCATGATTTCTACAATTACGCCGGGCTGCACCGCAGCGTCTGGCTTTACAGCACCCCTGCCCTTACCGTGGACGACATCACGGTGGTGACAGGTTTTGAGGGCAACACCGGCAGCGTGGATTACAGGGTCGCCACCGCCGGCGGCACCGGAAACGAGGCCATCAGGGTCACGCTCCGCGATGCGGACGGCGCGGAGGTCGCCGCGGCTGAAGGCGCCCACGGCGCCCTGGTGATTGACGGCGTCGTGCTCTGGAAGCCGGGGGCGGCCTACCTGTACAGCCTCACCGCTGAGATCCACGACGGCGGCCGGCTGCTGGACAGCTACACCCTCCCGGTGGGAGTCAGGACAGTTGAGGTCAGGGGCAAGGAATTCCTCATCAACGGCGAACCGTTCTATTTCACCGGCTTCGGCATGCACGAGGACCATGTGGCCATCGGGAAGGGCCACAGCAACGCGCAGATGATCAACGACTTCCAGCTCCTGGACTGGGTGGGCGCCAACTCCTTCCGCACCTCGCACTACCCCTATGCCGACGAAGTCATGGAGTTTGCCGACCGCCACGGCATCGTGGTGATCGACGAAACCGCCGCCGTCGGGCTGCACCTGGGCTTCGGGGCCGTCTTCGGCGGAATCGCGAAGAACACGTACGTCGAGGGCGGGGTGGACGGCAACACCGCCGAGAACCACCGCCAGGCCATCCGGGAGCTGGTGGCCCGCGACAAGAATCACCCCTCCGTCGTCATCTGGTCCATCGCCAACGAGCCCAACGGCTCGGAAGAAGGCGCCCGCGAGTACTTCCAGCCGCTGGCCGAACTGACCCGGCAGCTGGACCCTACCCGTCCCGTGGGTTACGTCAACGTCATGTTCGACACCCCGGACAAGGAACTGCTCGGCGACCTCTTCGACGTCATCATGCTCAACCGCTATTACGGCTGGTACCTGAACAACGGGGACCTGGAGACAGCTGAGCAGGTCCTGGAGAAGGAACTGCGGGAATGGGAAGCCAAATACGGCAAACCCATGATCATGACCGAATACGGGCCGGATACCATGCCGGGCTTCCACTCCATCTACGAGCAGCCCTGGAGCGAGGAATACCAGGCCGCTTTCCTGGCGATGTACCACCGGGTTTTTGACCGTGTGGACGCCATGGTGGGCGAGCAGGTCTGGAATTTCGCAGATTTCCAGACGTCCAACGGCATCATGCGCGTCGACGGCAACAAGAAGGGCGTCTTCGCCCGCGACCGCCGGCCCAAGCCCGCCGCCTATGCCCTCCGCCAGCGCTGGACCGCGCTGGCCGGCATCAAGAACGGCAGCGACAAGAAGATCACCAACCCCTAG
- the manD gene encoding D-mannonate dehydratase ManD yields the protein MKIIAAEVFVTSPSRNFVTLRITTEDGVTGIGDATLNGRELAVAAYLKEHVAQLLIGKDPHRIEDTWQFLYRSSYWRRGPVTMAAIAAVDMALWDIKGKLAGMPVYQLLGGASRNGLRAYGHASGSDLESLFDSVREHLELGYKSIRIQTAVPGIKAVYGVAAQAQASGERYDYEPAGRGAFPLEEDWDTRAYLRHLPTVFEAVRNEFGPEIPLLHDGHHRMTPIQAAKLGKALEPYDLFWLEDCTPAENQEALRLVRQHTTTPLAIGEIFNTVYDYQTIIKEQLIDYVRAASTHFGGISPLKKVMDFAAQYQIKSGFHGPTDISPVGFAAQLHVGLAIHNYGIQEYMQHSDKTNEVFEQSMTFVDGYLHPGNEPGLGVEFNAEAAAAYPYQQAYLPYNRLVDGTVHDW from the coding sequence GTGAAAATCATTGCCGCTGAAGTCTTCGTGACCAGCCCGTCCCGGAACTTCGTGACTCTTCGGATCACCACCGAGGACGGTGTCACCGGTATCGGGGATGCGACGCTGAACGGGCGTGAGCTCGCGGTCGCGGCGTACCTGAAGGAGCACGTTGCGCAGTTGCTGATCGGAAAGGATCCGCACCGGATCGAGGACACCTGGCAGTTCCTGTACCGGTCCTCGTACTGGCGCCGCGGCCCGGTGACGATGGCCGCGATCGCCGCCGTGGACATGGCGTTGTGGGACATCAAGGGCAAGCTGGCGGGCATGCCGGTGTACCAGCTGCTGGGCGGAGCGTCGCGGAACGGGCTGCGTGCGTACGGGCACGCCTCGGGCTCGGATCTGGAGTCGTTGTTTGATTCCGTGCGGGAGCATCTGGAGCTGGGCTACAAGTCGATCCGGATCCAGACCGCGGTGCCGGGGATCAAGGCTGTGTACGGGGTGGCGGCGCAGGCGCAGGCCTCGGGCGAGCGCTATGACTACGAACCGGCCGGGCGCGGGGCGTTCCCGCTGGAGGAGGACTGGGACACCCGCGCCTACCTGCGGCACCTTCCGACGGTGTTCGAGGCGGTCCGGAACGAGTTCGGTCCGGAAATCCCGCTGCTGCACGACGGCCACCACCGGATGACCCCGATCCAGGCCGCGAAGCTCGGCAAGGCGCTCGAACCGTACGACCTGTTCTGGCTGGAGGACTGCACTCCTGCGGAGAACCAGGAGGCGCTGCGCCTGGTCCGGCAGCACACCACCACGCCGCTGGCGATCGGTGAAATCTTCAACACCGTGTACGACTACCAGACCATCATCAAGGAACAGCTGATCGATTATGTCCGGGCCGCCTCGACGCACTTCGGCGGGATCTCGCCGCTAAAGAAGGTGATGGACTTCGCCGCGCAGTACCAGATCAAGTCCGGCTTCCACGGGCCCACGGACATTTCCCCGGTCGGGTTCGCCGCGCAGCTGCACGTGGGCCTGGCGATCCACAACTACGGGATCCAGGAGTACATGCAGCACTCGGACAAGACCAACGAGGTCTTCGAGCAGTCGATGACGTTCGTGGACGGTTACCTGCACCCGGGGAACGAGCCGGGCCTCGGCGTCGAGTTCAACGCCGAAGCTGCGGCAGCCTACCCCTACCAGCAGGCCTACCTGCCCTACAACCGCCTCGTCGACGGAACGGTCCACGACTGGTGA